The following are encoded in a window of Legionella geestiana genomic DNA:
- the rimP gene encoding ribosome maturation factor RimP, with protein MIQDKVEQLISPAIADMGYELWGCEYLSQGRHSLLRIYIDREGGITIDDCERVSRQVGALLDVEDPITGEYTLEVSSPGIPRPLLNWKHFSRYIGQEAQLKLHKPWCGKRNITGIIRSADPDAVLLSVDDTEQAFPVSTIVKAYLTVLRGAE; from the coding sequence ATGATACAAGACAAGGTGGAACAGCTGATTTCTCCTGCCATCGCAGATATGGGTTACGAACTCTGGGGATGCGAATACCTGTCTCAGGGCAGGCATTCCCTCCTGCGTATTTACATTGACAGAGAAGGCGGCATCACCATTGACGACTGTGAGCGCGTGAGCAGGCAGGTCGGGGCGTTGCTGGATGTGGAAGACCCGATTACCGGGGAGTATACACTTGAAGTTTCATCCCCCGGCATCCCAAGACCATTGCTGAACTGGAAGCACTTTTCCCGCTATATCGGGCAGGAAGCGCAGCTGAAACTGCATAAACCCTGGTGTGGAAAGCGTAATATTACCGGCATCATCCGCTCTGCCGACCCTGACGCCGTGCTGTTGTCCGTAGATGACACCGAGCAGGCGTTTCCTGTTTCAACCATAGTTAAGGCGTATTTGACTGTCTTGCGAGGTGCAGAATGA
- the infB gene encoding translation initiation factor IF-2: MADVTVKQLAQVVGIPVERLLSQLQEAGLSFSDAQQTVNEEQKRTLLAHLKSGSVREAHAAPERITLRRRSLSQVTVGHDVHSGKTVNIEVRKKRTYVKRAVLEEKTPDVLEETAPEAVEDAQTAPIIEPVVASVEGEAVPAAPETGEHVVTEPIIEAAVEEPIVLEPVVVAPPPVPAKPAAEKSDSDNFRKAKKKGRHEAPSRQEDERDLVNRGKRHKGKKRRGNEKSDRYREAEEALTHGFAMPQAPMIREILLPETITVAELAKRMSVKAAEVIKTLMGLGAMASINQVIDQDTAAIVVEEMGHKANLLKDDAIEHTLGEVISKGSTLETRAPVVTIMGHVDHGKTSLLDYIRRTRVAIGEAGGITQHIGAYHVNTPRGDITFLDTPGHAAFTAMRARGAQATDIVVLIVAADDGVKPQTIEAVQHAKAAKVPMIVAVNKMDKPGADPERVMNELSAYDVIPEAWGGDTMFVNISAKTGLGIDSLLESILLQSEVLELKAHTDGAAKGVVIESRLDKGRGPVATILVQSGTLHKGDILLAGFQFGRVRALVGDNGDLVESAGPSIPVEVLGLSAIPHAGDEAVVVPDEKKAREVALFRQGKFRDVKLARKQKTSLEGIFDSMATTGAKVLNVVLKADVQGSVEAIADALVKMSNDEVKVEVIASGVGGITESDVHLAIASSALMIGFNVRADAGARRLAESESVALHYFSVIYDIVDQVRSALSGMLAPQFKESIVGIAEVRDVFRSPKLGAIAGCMVTEGTLKRNNPIRVLRDNVVIYEGTLESLRRFKDDVLEVRQGFECGIGVKNYNDVKPGDLIEVFETIEIKRDL; the protein is encoded by the coding sequence ATGGCGGATGTGACAGTTAAGCAGTTGGCTCAGGTTGTCGGCATACCGGTCGAGCGTTTGTTAAGTCAGCTGCAGGAAGCCGGGCTGTCGTTTTCGGATGCACAGCAGACGGTCAACGAGGAACAGAAGCGCACGCTCCTGGCCCACCTCAAAAGTGGCAGTGTACGCGAGGCGCATGCCGCGCCTGAACGCATCACACTGCGTCGTCGCAGCCTTTCGCAGGTTACGGTGGGGCACGATGTGCACAGCGGCAAAACCGTTAATATCGAGGTGCGCAAGAAACGCACGTATGTCAAGCGCGCGGTACTTGAAGAAAAAACGCCCGATGTTCTTGAAGAAACGGCACCAGAAGCCGTGGAAGATGCGCAAACAGCACCGATTATTGAGCCTGTTGTGGCTTCCGTCGAAGGCGAGGCCGTGCCAGCTGCTCCCGAAACAGGAGAGCATGTCGTAACAGAGCCGATCATTGAGGCCGCAGTAGAAGAACCCATTGTACTGGAGCCTGTTGTCGTGGCTCCACCGCCGGTCCCCGCAAAGCCTGCAGCCGAAAAATCCGACTCAGACAACTTTCGCAAAGCCAAGAAGAAAGGGCGGCATGAGGCACCTTCCCGCCAGGAAGATGAGCGCGATCTTGTTAATCGTGGCAAGCGTCACAAAGGTAAAAAACGCCGAGGTAACGAAAAATCCGATCGCTACCGTGAGGCAGAAGAGGCCCTTACACATGGTTTTGCCATGCCGCAGGCGCCAATGATCCGCGAAATTCTTCTTCCAGAAACCATTACCGTGGCGGAGCTTGCCAAGCGCATGTCAGTCAAGGCGGCTGAGGTCATCAAGACGCTGATGGGTCTTGGTGCGATGGCGAGCATCAATCAGGTTATCGATCAGGATACTGCGGCCATTGTAGTCGAAGAAATGGGGCATAAGGCGAATCTCCTGAAGGACGATGCCATTGAGCACACGCTGGGAGAAGTCATTTCCAAGGGCAGCACGCTCGAGACGCGCGCTCCTGTTGTAACCATCATGGGCCACGTTGACCACGGTAAGACCTCGCTGCTTGACTATATCCGCCGAACCCGCGTGGCAATCGGCGAAGCCGGTGGTATTACGCAGCACATTGGTGCGTACCACGTGAATACACCGCGCGGTGATATCACCTTCCTTGACACCCCGGGTCACGCCGCATTTACCGCAATGCGTGCCCGTGGTGCGCAGGCCACTGATATCGTTGTATTGATTGTAGCTGCTGATGATGGCGTTAAGCCGCAAACCATAGAAGCGGTGCAGCATGCGAAGGCCGCTAAAGTACCCATGATTGTTGCGGTCAATAAAATGGACAAGCCAGGCGCTGATCCTGAGCGCGTCATGAATGAGCTTTCCGCCTATGATGTCATCCCCGAAGCCTGGGGCGGTGATACCATGTTTGTGAATATTTCGGCGAAGACGGGCCTTGGTATCGACAGTCTCCTCGAATCGATTCTTCTGCAGTCTGAAGTTCTTGAGTTGAAGGCACACACCGATGGCGCGGCCAAGGGTGTGGTGATTGAATCCCGCCTTGATAAGGGACGTGGTCCTGTCGCTACCATTCTTGTTCAAAGCGGAACCCTGCACAAAGGCGATATTCTTCTTGCCGGATTCCAGTTTGGACGTGTGCGTGCGCTTGTGGGGGATAACGGCGACCTCGTTGAGAGTGCAGGTCCTTCCATTCCGGTAGAAGTGCTCGGTCTTTCTGCCATACCGCACGCCGGTGATGAGGCGGTGGTTGTGCCTGATGAGAAAAAGGCACGTGAGGTGGCACTTTTCCGTCAGGGTAAATTCCGCGATGTGAAGCTTGCCCGTAAACAAAAAACCTCACTTGAAGGCATTTTTGACTCGATGGCCACAACGGGCGCCAAGGTGCTGAACGTGGTCTTAAAAGCCGATGTACAGGGATCTGTTGAAGCCATTGCCGATGCGCTTGTTAAGATGTCGAACGATGAAGTGAAAGTGGAAGTAATTGCCAGTGGCGTAGGCGGTATTACCGAGTCTGATGTACACCTCGCGATTGCGTCCAGTGCGTTGATGATAGGTTTTAACGTGCGGGCGGATGCCGGTGCACGGCGCCTCGCTGAGTCTGAGTCTGTGGCGCTGCACTACTTCAGCGTAATTTATGACATTGTCGACCAGGTACGCAGTGCGCTCTCAGGGATGCTGGCACCACAATTTAAAGAATCCATCGTTGGTATAGCCGAAGTACGTGATGTATTCCGCTCGCCGAAGCTTGGTGCGATTGCCGGATGTATGGTAACCGAGGGTACCTTGAAACGTAATAACCCGATTCGTGTCTTAAGGGATAACGTCGTGATTTACGAAGGTACGCTTGAGTCATTGCGCCGTTTCAAGGACGATGTGCTTGAAGTGCGTCAGGGTTTCGAGTGTGG
- the nusA gene encoding transcription termination factor NusA, with amino-acid sequence MSKELLLVAEALSNEKGVSREVVIQAIQAALESATRKLSGQEIGVRVRLDPRSGEYETFRYWDVVEDDAIETPDSQMGLTQARERQSDIEPGQRIEEAMPSVEFGRIAAQTARQVILQKVREAERQLVVDQFKNKLGQLVYGTVKKVTRDNIIVDLGGKAEAFLPRSEMLPHDMFRTNDRVRAYLYEISPQARGPQLFISRVRNEMLIELFRIEVPEIGEGVIEVRAAAREPGNRAKIAVKTNDGRIDPIGACVGMRGARVQAVSGELGGERVDIVLWDDNPAQFVINAMAPADISSIVVDEDSHTMDLAVSKEQLSQAIGRNGQNVRLASQLTGWTLNVMTTEDFANKSLEESARMVKLFTTALAIDEELATLLVEHGFSSLEELAYVPREELLAISEFDEEIVEELRNRANDTLLAQALSGGADSQSLESMEGITPELLTVLAKRGIHTMEDLAEQSVDELLEIEGMTEEKAGALIMKAREPWFRADS; translated from the coding sequence ATGAGCAAAGAATTATTGTTGGTTGCTGAAGCGTTATCGAACGAAAAAGGCGTGTCCAGAGAAGTCGTTATTCAAGCCATACAGGCGGCACTGGAGTCAGCGACCCGTAAACTCTCAGGCCAGGAAATCGGCGTGCGTGTCCGGCTCGATCCTCGCAGCGGCGAGTATGAAACCTTCCGTTACTGGGATGTGGTTGAAGATGATGCCATTGAAACACCCGACAGCCAGATGGGCCTGACACAGGCACGCGAGCGACAGTCAGATATTGAACCTGGCCAGCGCATCGAAGAGGCCATGCCGTCAGTGGAGTTTGGTCGAATTGCCGCGCAGACTGCACGTCAGGTCATCTTGCAGAAAGTGCGGGAAGCCGAGCGCCAGCTGGTTGTTGATCAGTTCAAAAACAAACTGGGGCAACTCGTTTATGGTACGGTCAAGAAGGTGACCCGGGACAATATTATCGTTGACCTTGGCGGCAAGGCAGAAGCCTTTTTACCGCGCAGTGAGATGCTGCCTCATGACATGTTCCGCACGAACGACAGAGTGCGCGCTTATCTTTATGAAATTTCACCTCAGGCACGTGGCCCGCAGCTTTTTATCAGCCGCGTTCGCAATGAAATGCTCATTGAACTGTTCCGCATTGAAGTGCCCGAGATTGGCGAGGGCGTTATTGAAGTGCGTGCAGCAGCCCGAGAGCCCGGCAATCGCGCCAAAATCGCGGTTAAAACCAACGATGGGCGTATTGACCCGATTGGTGCCTGTGTAGGCATGCGGGGTGCACGTGTTCAGGCCGTCTCCGGCGAACTTGGCGGGGAGCGGGTTGATATCGTTTTGTGGGACGACAATCCTGCGCAGTTCGTAATAAACGCCATGGCGCCGGCTGACATCAGCTCCATTGTGGTTGATGAAGACAGCCATACCATGGATTTGGCCGTCAGCAAGGAACAGCTCTCACAGGCCATCGGCCGTAACGGGCAAAACGTACGCCTTGCAAGCCAGCTGACTGGTTGGACCCTGAACGTCATGACAACCGAAGATTTTGCAAACAAGAGTCTCGAAGAGTCGGCGCGCATGGTTAAGCTTTTTACCACTGCACTGGCCATTGATGAAGAACTGGCAACGCTGCTGGTTGAGCATGGCTTCTCTTCACTGGAAGAGCTTGCTTATGTGCCGCGCGAAGAATTGCTCGCCATCAGTGAGTTTGATGAGGAAATCGTAGAAGAGCTGCGCAACCGTGCCAATGATACCCTGCTCGCGCAGGCACTTTCAGGTGGGGCGGACAGCCAGTCACTGGAGAGCATGGAAGGTATCACCCCAGAGCTTTTGACAGTACTTGCAAAGCGTGGTATCCACACCATGGAAGACCTGGCTGAACAATCCGTTGATGAACTTCTTGAAATCGAAGGCATGACGGAAGAAAAGGCCGGAGCGCTCATCATGAAAGCGCGTGAACCCTGGTTTCGTGCTGACTCCTGA